The sequence below is a genomic window from Desulfurobacterium atlanticum.
AAGGGAGTATTTTATGCAATGGCTGAAAACAGAATTAAAATTGCACTTATTAAAGAAAAGAAAGAACCGTATGACATTCTGGATATGGCTTTAAATAACAAACTTTGCTGTATTAACGCTTTAACATTTCTTGATAAAGAGGAAAAGGGAGTTTCCAATGAAAGCTAAAGATATACTTGAACGGGATAAAATATTCAGCCATCTTAATGTGGCGGTTTTCATTGATATGCAAAATCTCTATTACGGTGCAAAAACATCTTTAAAAAAGAAAATAGATTTTAAAAGATTACTTGAAATAGCTGTAAGAGGAAGACACCTTTACAGAGCCATCGCATATCTTGTTGACCTTGACAATGTTAATCAGGGAAGTTTCCTGTATGTTCTTAAAAGTCTCGGTTATGAAATAAAACTGAAACAACCTAAAAAATTTTACAGCTGGGACAGAGTAGAATACAAAGCAGACTGGGACATGGGTATAGCGATTGATGCGATAGCCATGGCAGAATCTGGAAAAATAGATGTAGCGGTAATAATGAGCGGTGATGGTGACTTTGTTGACCTTGTAAATTTTCTTAAAGCAAAGGGAATCAAAGTAGAAATCATATCTTTTAAATCGATCACCGCAAAAGAACTTATAACTGCAGCAAACGAATATATAGAC
It includes:
- a CDS encoding NYN domain-containing protein; protein product: MKAKDILERDKIFSHLNVAVFIDMQNLYYGAKTSLKKKIDFKRLLEIAVRGRHLYRAIAYLVDLDNVNQGSFLYVLKSLGYEIKLKQPKKFYSWDRVEYKADWDMGIAIDAIAMAESGKIDVAVIMSGDGDFVDLVNFLKAKGIKVEIISFKSITAKELITAANEYIDLGEVADFIVLEETENGDKDLSTGNVSS